The Acidimicrobiales bacterium sequence TTGCGGAGCCGACGCAGCGGGTTGCGTCCGCCGGTGTCGATGATGAGATCGAACGGTTCCTCGGCGGTGAAGTCGTCGGTGGCGTAGTCGAGGGCCACGTCGGCGCCGAGCCCGCGGACGTGGTCGGCCTTGGCCGCGCTGGCCACGCCAGTGACGTGGAGCCCGTGGGCATGGGCGATCTGGGTGGCGAAGCTGCCGACCCCGCCGGACGCGCCCAGGATCAGCACCCGCTGGCCCGGCTTGGCCGCGCCGGCATCGAGCACCGCCTGGGCGGCGGTCGAACCGGAGACGGCGATCGTCGCAGCCTGCTCCGGGGTGAGCCTCTCGGGGCGATGGGCGAGCTTGCTCGCCTTCGCGGTGGCGTACTCGGCGAGTGTGCCCATGCCGATGCCGTAGACCTCGTCTCCCTCCGCGAAGCCGGTCACGTCGGCGCCGATCCCGACGACCGTGCCCGCCAGGTCGAGCCCGGGCACCGTCTGCTTGGGCCGGCGGATGCCGAACCCGGCGAGGCGGACCAGGTAGGGGAGCCCGGTCATCAGGTGCCAGGTGCCGCGGTCGACGCCGGCTGCCTTGACGCGCACGAGCACCTCGTCGGCGTCGATGGTCGGACGCTCGATCTCGGCCACCTCGAGCACGTCGGCGGCGCCGTACCGGTGCTGGACGATCGCTTGCATGGTCTCACGCTCCGGGGATGTGGCGGTGGTGGATGCCGCGGCGGCGATCGACGCGGCCGAGGCTGCGGTCGTGGCGGTTGTAGCAGACATGAGTGTTCCTTGCGTTTCACTTCGTACTTAGTATGGTTGTGTTCGTGCATCCAACCGTACTAAGTACGTCATGTCAAGTGGAACGTCCGCTCGGGTGGCAGCGATGGAGGTCGCGATGAACGCGACACAACCAGCGAAGGCGCCGCGACCCCGCCTCAACCGCGAGGTGGTGATCGCCGGCGCGGTGGAGGTCGCCGACGAGATCGGGGTCCATCCGCTCACGCTGCGAAAGCTCGCCGCCCACCTCGGTGTGAAACCGATGTCGATCTACCACCATGTCGCGAACAAGGACGAGATCCTCGACGGGATGGTCGACGCCGTCTTCGCCGAGATTCACACGCCGGCCGCCGACGGCGACTGGCGCACCGAGATGGGCACCCGGGCCCGGTCGGCGCGGGAGGCCCTGCGCCGCCACCCCTGGGCGACCGCCATGCTCGACTCGCGGGCGAACCCGGGGCCGGAGAGCCTTCGCCACAACGACGCCGTCATCGGTTGTCTGCGGGCGAACGGGTT is a genomic window containing:
- a CDS encoding TetR/AcrR family transcriptional regulator C-terminal domain-containing protein → MEVAMNATQPAKAPRPRLNREVVIAGAVEVADEIGVHPLTLRKLAAHLGVKPMSIYHHVANKDEILDGMVDAVFAEIHTPAADGDWRTEMGTRARSAREALRRHPWATAMLDSRANPGPESLRHNDAVIGCLRANGFDTALVAHAAAVLDAFIFGFAIQEASLPGQGGEELVELADHLMARFAADYPNLAWFTAEHVTQPGYHFGAEFERGLELVLGGIAARLGAGS
- a CDS encoding NAD(P)-dependent alcohol dehydrogenase, which produces MSATTATTAASAASIAAAASTTATSPERETMQAIVQHRYGAADVLEVAEIERPTIDADEVLVRVKAAGVDRGTWHLMTGLPYLVRLAGFGIRRPKQTVPGLDLAGTVVGIGADVTGFAEGDEVYGIGMGTLAEYATAKASKLAHRPERLTPEQAATIAVSGSTAAQAVLDAGAAKPGQRVLILGASGGVGSFATQIAHAHGLHVTGVASAAKADHVRGLGADVALDYATDDFTAEEPFDLIIDTGGRNPLRRLRKALTPEGTLVVVGGEGGNKLTGGFGRSIRAAAISPFVSQRLVMFMSDEGADRWKPLRDLIDAGEVEAPVDRTYPLAEAATAIDDLAAGRIRGKAVIIVA